Genomic DNA from Nitrosospira lacus:
GGAAAGATTTCGAAAATGTGATCAATTTGTCATTGTTAAAAGTGTTAAAAGTGTTAAAAGCCATTAAAAAAGGTGGCAATTCACCCCCATTCAAGCACTTTGATGCCGATGATGATTTGTATCCCCGTCATTTCCAGTCTGTCGTTGGGAGTACTGCGGCTAATTACGCAAGCAAGTCCGGTGAGCACCTGATGCGGCGGCAAAGCAGGCATGGCAGGCCGGTCCGGTCAAATCCCCGCAACTTTCCCGGCATTGCGTATTTTCGATGGCAAGCTGACTTCCGCACAACGCGAAGCGGTTGCCCGGTTTTGTCGGTGCGACAGGGCCGGAAGGGCCGCCTGGTTTGGGCCGACCCGTATCCGGCGGAGTTGTTCCGGCATTCCCTGGTGGCTGGGTTGCCGCTACAGCGGATAAAGCTGCTGCGTTTTGTGTGTAGATAAAACGCCAATCCGCATATTTTTCGGCGTTGGTGAATTCGACAAATTCACGGGAAAATCCGTCCTGCTTGAATGGCTTGGTGGTGGATAAGCTGTACACCCCGGTAATGCGACCCTGTTCCCTGACCAATCCCCATTGAGTTGTCCCGGCAATCGGATCACGGTAGATTCTGCGCAAATGGTGTCGCGTTTTGACGAAGCGCTTATCATCCAGCAGCTCGTGCAGTGTGAGCGGATAGTGCTTGACCCCGCCCGGGGTGTTTTCGTAATAGCTCCCTATGGCTTTGCGAAACTGTTCGCCGATAAACAGGAGTTCCCGTTCTTTTTCCCGCCGCGCTTCGGCATGCCAGACTTGGCCGGTAGAGGCGAGAGCAATGCCGGAGATAATGACAAACATCAGCAGTCCCAGATAAGTGAATCCCCGCTGATGCCTGGCATCATACCTACCAGTCACCATAGCTGGATCCATCCATGGCGAGAGTGGTGGCGCCGCTATGCAGGTCGTACACACTGCCCGGGGTATCGTCCGACGGCGGAACGATAATCCAGGTTTTTGCGCTTTCAGTTACGGGATCCACGGGTATGCTGCGTATATATTTGCGCTCCGCCAGCTCTTCCAGCGTATAGGGATAGCGTGCCTGATCACCGTAGAATTTGTCCACGGCTTCACGCATCACGCTAAGATTCTGCTTCAGCGCGGCCTCTTTGGCGCGATCCACGCCACTGAAATAACGGGGTACAGCCACCGTCAGCAGGAGCATCAGAATCGCCAGCACCACCAGCAATTCGATCAGCGTGAAACCTGAAAATGTGCGGCGGTTCATCACCATTCGTTGTAGGCGATACCGTTCAGTCCGGTTTTCCGGCTGAGGGAATGGACATCGAACACGTTGTCACCGGCCTGGGGAGAGTCCTGTGCGCTTTCATAACTGCGCTTGCCCCATGTCTCCTGCGGACTGGCCTGCGTGTCAGGATTCATCGGATCACGCGGCACGCGGCGCAAAAATCGTATAAGCCGCTTCTTCGGATCGCGTGCATCTGGTATGCCTTGTGCAAGCGCATCCAGTGAAGCGGGGTAACCCGAGGACTCCGCCGCTTTTTCCACGCGGCCTTCGTCGGCTGCTTTTTTGTAAGCATCCAGCGCTGTCCGGATGTCGCGCAACGCGGCGCGCAATTCTGCTTCCTTCATGCGCTTGACGCTCAACTGGCCGAGCGGTAGCAACGCCATGGCAAGGATCCCGACGATAGTCACCGTCACTACCAGTTCGATCAGGGTAAAACCTTTCATCGGATATTGACCGGAGAATTGAATGGGTCGGTGAAAGGTTGAGATTGTCCCCCGCCCGGGGGATTGGAATTATCCGTGGGCGGATTGGCAGGCGGTGGGGGAGTTTGCGTTTGATCCGGAGACCCATCCGGAGACACTGATTGTTCTATGGGGGGAGAAAACTGGCGCTGAGGCGGGTTACGTCCGGTGCCACTTCCCCCAGCGCCTGGAACAACGATCTGCGGCCGGTCGTTAATGCTCAGTTCCGTCCCGGACCAGTATTCCGAAAGCTCCGATTCCGGACGGCGAATGTTATTCAGAATACGCGGCGTGATGGCGAGAACGATCTCCGTTTTGTCTTTTTTATCTTCCTGGTTGGCGAATAACCGTCCCAGCATCGGAAGATCGCCCAGTCCTGGTATCCTGCTCGCATTCATGCGTTCATCGTCCGAAATCAGACCGGCCAGCACCTGGGTTTCGCCATCCTTCAGTCGCAAGAGCGTGGTCGCATTGCGGGTGCCGATCTGGAAAACCTGGGAACCGTTTCTTAAAGTCGTGGCGATTCCCAGCGAACTGACTTCCAGCGCCACCTTGATGTGGACGTGATTATCCAGGGCGATGCGGGGTTCCACTTCAAGCTTGAGCCCCACATCGATATACTGGACACTTTCCGATGACGTACCGGTCGTGCCGGCCACGTTGGTGGTTATCAGCGGCACCTTGTTGCCCACCTGTACCCTGGCCTTCTCGTTGTTGCGTACACGGACACGTGGATTGGAAAGCAGGTTGATATTCCCTACGGTTTTCTTGAAATTCGCTACGGGATTACTGTCGATGTTCAGAAAATCGAGTGGAACCGAACCAAGATTAGCGGTCAATGTGCTCAAAGTAAGCCCCGCACTGCTGGTCAACGTGGTGGGATACTTGATTCCCAGTTCCTGCAAGCGGCTGCGGCTTATTTCCAGCACATCCATTTCCAGCATGACTTCGGGGTCCGCCATGTCGTTGGCGGCCACCAGTTTTTCGGCAATGCGGATCACCTCCGGAGTATCGCGAATCACCAGCATGTTGAGACGCTCGTCGATATGAACATCCTTGCTCTTGAGCATGGTCTTGAGCAGCGCCGCTATCTGCTTGGCGCTGGCATTGGTGAGAAAGAAACTGCGGATCATCAAATCCTGATAATCCTTGAGTTTCTGCAGCGTATTGGGAAACACCAGCGCGGTAGTTTCGGATAAGGCCTTTTTCTGCAAGCCATTGGTCGCCAGTACCATTTCTATGGCATCCTCAATGCGGGCATGTGAAACAAATACTGTCGCCTTGGCATCCTGTTTGATGTCCTTGTCCAGGATGAAGTTGATCCCCGTGGTACGCGAAAGCGCTTCGAATACCATCTTGATATTGGCGTCACGCAGTTCCAGCGAAACGGGCTGGTCGAAGGGCGACTTGAGGCGAGGAGGTTCATTACGCACAAACTCCTGCTTGCGGCGAATCTCCCCCTGTAATTCAAGCGCGCCGGCATGGGATGGCATTTCCAGCAATACTGCTCGCACCAGTGCCTGCGCCGCATCCAGATTGTCCGCATTGAACAGGCGGCGCGCCTCTTCTACCTGGCCGGCATATCTGCGTTCGCTCGCTATCGCAAGCTGGCCTGCCAGGGCACGCGCATTGGCGGGTTCCGCCAATAGCACGCGAGCAAAGAATGCTTCCGCGTCAGCAGTTCGTCCTTCGCGCAATGCCCGGTCAGCCTCCTGCAGCAATTCATAGATGGCCCGTTCATGCGTGACATGAAAATCCCTTCGCGTGGGCATGTCCTCCGGCTTCGCCTCGCGCGCGACCTGTGCATTGGCCATCCGTTCCTCGGGGGTGTCGCCCGGTACGCCGTCTTTTTGCCAGGGCGCGAAGGCGCAAGCGGAGATCATGAGTACCGGTACGCAGGCGAGGCAGGCAGCCAGGCTGGGGGTCCCGAAGGTGAAATTCATTAAAAAGCTCCTTGATTACCATCTTCGACGGGTATGGTGGGCCTGGCGGTTTTAAGGAGCGTCTGTGGCTGTCCCAGGGGTAAATAGGTAAGATTCAAGGAAGTGGCGTCCTCTGCGTCAAGCCGCCAGAAATTGTCGATATTCTGGCCGGCTACGACGGAATACACTTTATTGTTTTCGGTCAGGAAAAATGTCGTTCCCTGCGGGCTGCCCGCCAGTTTTCCCAGATAGGAAAATGGGGGCGCCGGGGCGACCGGCCTGGGAGGTGGTGCTGGCGGTTCAGCGGGTTTGGAAGCCACATGCCAGTCATGCGGCCTGAATAAATCCGCGGACTGGCCGTTTTGTTCCTGAACAACGCGGGTACGTCCGCTCAGCGCGCCCCAGTTCAAGCCAATGGATAACTCCTGCGATGCCGTTCCGTACACGGTGGCATCCGAAGGGGCAGTTTTGGCGCGATCAGTCGTCCGCTGGGTTGAATGCGCAAGCTTGATCACTCCTTCCTCTTCCTGGTCATCGACCTGAATGGCCAGCCATGCTGTGATGGCTAAGGCCGCCGCCATGGCTGCCCGACGCCTGATGAATGCTGATGTCATGCGCGTTTTCTCACAAAAAATACAAAACGCAGGATGACCGCGGCCTGTCCTTCCGCCACCTTTCCTCGTTCCAATACTATGTCTGCGAGTGCCGTCGAGGGAAGTTTCTCCAGCACATCCAGAATAAGGCCGTGAATCTGCGAATAAGTGCCTGTTACCGGCAGCGTGACCTCGAAGCGCCGCAAGGCTCCACCCGTTTTCTCCACTAGCGCGTATTCCCCCTTATTCAGCTCCAGCCCTTTATCCTTGGTCAATATAAACAGCGCGTCCAATTCGTTGGGAAGCTCATCCACCGTGGGAAATCTCGCCTGAAATAGGGCGAGTTCCTTTGCCAGAATCTGATCCGGCGGCAAAACCGGGATAACCGGGCGGGATTTCAAGGGACGCGCGGCCAATTCCATGCGCAGGCTATCGATCTCGCCGCGCAGGGGAAGTACGCCGGCCAGCAGGATAGTCAAAGTCGCTGCCAGGAGCGTGATTCCGGCCAGTCCCGCCGGGCCGAGCTGGCGCATCAGACGCCTGGCGTGCCACGTTATCGCGTCCATATCAGCCCGCCCACCGTGCGCTTAGCGCGAAACGCACGGGTCTTTGTTGATCCGAAGCGACCACTTCGTGTTCTTCGAGAACCACGTCACTCATTTGCCCGGTGGCCGCCAGCTTGCGCGTATAGTCCAACGCATCGGCGAGCCGGCGTGCCTCGCCCGCGATACGTAAACGTCCCTTGGCGGCATCGGGGCGTATCGCCAGCAGCGCGATCTCCGGCCGGGCGGTTTCTTCCAGTATCGAGAACAGTGCTGGCCACGGGCGGCCCAGTTCGCTCAGCACGGTGTTGGCCTGGCGGACCTGTTCCTGCATGGCTTTCTGAATTTCAGGAGAAGGCGGCGCATTCGAGGTGCGACCTGCATGGGGATCATTTTGCACCCGCGATTGCAGATTTGTGCGTTCGCTCTCCAGCCGGAGGTACTCCCAACCGGTGGCGGAAAAGAGTAGCAGGGCTGACAGCAACAGTCCCCACACCCAGGATGGCGAGGCATGCTGAGCCTTGGCGTGATCGAGATGGATTTTCATGCATACTGCTCCATTAGGACAACGCCAGCATGGCGCCCGCAAAGACCCGGTCCTGGATTGGCGTCAACCCTGAGGGCCATGCCGGGGCAGCCATTTCGACTGTCCAGCCATTTGCCGCGGGTACGAGATCAACGGATTCTCCGTCGACCAGCTCCGGCGCGCACAGCTGGAAGAAATGATGGTCATGCAGTCCAGCGGTGATAGTCAATCGGTCCAGTATGCCGTACAGGCTGGCGGGCCAATCATCCGTTGCATAAACCTGCTGCACTCCGCACCAGCCCGCCTGCTTCCATGCCAGCAGGCTCAGCCGCTCCGGCTCGGCCAGCACGAATACTCCATCTTGAGCCTGCGGGATGCGACCCAGATGGTTGAATGCGGCCATCAGGTACGGCTGAATCGAAATCAGCTGTGCACCTGCTGCAGTAACTGTATCGCGCAGAGTGACGACGAGTTCGCGGTCTACGGCGCTTGCCAGAGCGGGACGGCCGGGCGCGGCATCACTCAACCTGATATCCCAATCGGCGACGGCATCGCCATGCGCGCGCTCAAAGGCATGGCGTGCAAGTACCCCCAGTTCTTCCCGGCTGCGCGCGCTATCCGGATTGGGAACAATTGCATACCGCAACAGGCGATTGGAAAGCACCGCTGTAACCCGCATCCCGCCTGTCCGCATCGTGCGCAAGATCTCGGGCAGCATGGATAGTGCACCTTGCCAGGATGGGGCTTTGTCCACGGCGCACGAAACCGTATCCTTGGCGGTGACGCGTGAATGCAAGCCCCCGGCTGCCTGCAGCCATGCCACGTGATCCGGATAGATCGCCAGAACAAGCCGGTTACGCCACAAATGTGACACGATTGATCTCCTCGAGAGTGGTTTTTCCATGGGCCACGGTTGCCAACGCCGCCTCACGCAAGTTTTTCATGCCGCGCGCGCGTCCCGCGTCCTTGAGTTTCCGTAATGGCTCACGGGCGATTATCATTTCCCTGAGTTCATCATCCAGAGCCAGCAATTCCGCCACCGCTTTCCGGCCTCGATACCCGCTGCCGCGGCAATGTCCGCAACCGCGTCCGCGGCGGAAGCGGAAACTTTTTGTGGTTTCCGGCTGCAAGCGGGATGCTGCCAGCAGTTGTGCGGAAGGCTCGTAGTCTTCAACGCAGTGCGGGCATACCAGACGTACCAGGCGCTGGGCCATGACGCCGTTGAGCGCCGCTACCAGGCTGTAAGGTTCCACATTCATATGCAGGAAGCGGCTGATCACGTCAAACACGTTGTTGGCGTGCAGCGTGGTGAAAACGAGGTGCCCGGTCAGTGCCGACTGCACCGCGATCTGGGCGGTCTCCGCGTCACGGATTTCACCCACCATTATTTTGTCCGGGTCATGCCGCAGGATGGAGCGCAAACCCCGCGCAAAGGTCAGCCCCTTCTTTTCATTGACGGGGATTTGCAGCACACCGGGCAACTGGTATTCGACCGGGTCTTCGATGGTGATGATTTTGTCATGACCATGATTCACTTCGCTGATCGCCGCATACAGCGAAGTGGTCTTACCGGAACCGGTGGGGCCAGTGACCAGCACCATGCCATAAGGTTCGCTGACGAGCTGGCGAAAGCCTTCAATGATGTAATCATCAAAACCTAGTTGTACCAGGGACAGGCCGGTGGCCTGGTCCGACAGCGATTTACGGTCGAGCACCCGCAATACGGCATCTTCTCCGTAAATACTGGGCATGATTGAAACCCGGAAATCCACGTCGCGCCCCTGCATCATCACCTTGAAGCGGCCATCCTGTGGCACCCGGCGCTCGGCGATATCCAGTTCTGACAGGACTTTCACCCGAGACACCGCCTGTTCGGCCATCTCCGCGCCCTGCATGGCGCCGACCTGTGCGAGAACGCCATCAATACGATATTTGATGACCAGCCCCGAGGCTACGCTTTCCATATGGATATCACTGGCTCCACTTTTAAGTGCGTCGTACAACGTAGAGTTGACCAGCCGGATGATCGGACTGGCATCCGCGTTAATACTTTTCAGCGAGAGATGCTCGATATCGCCGGCGTGAGCTTTTCCGGTTTCCGCCGCAGTCAGCAAGGCCCCGTCCATCGCGTGCAGACTCTCTTCGTGACGCGCCAGATATGCCAGAATATCCGCGCGATGGGCCAGGTAGAGATCGAAGGGTTCATGTACGCATTCCATCGCCCAGTCAAAAAATTCAATATGAAACGGATCGGCTACGACCAGGCGCAGTCGTTTCCCCGGAGCGCGCAACGGGAGGCACTCATGCCGGGTCGCAAGCGTGAAATTCATGATGTCGAAAGCCGGACTTAGCGCATACAGGGCCGCCATGTCCATCGCCTGCAAGCGTGCCGCTCGCGCGAGCTCGGCGACAAAATGAGCGGTATCCAGCTCGGAATTGGTTTCGAGCACGTCTACCACCGAACGTCCGCTGCGCTGTGCCAGCAAGCGGGCCTCCGCAATTCCCTGAGGCGAGAAAAGTGTCACCACAGCTGACGGGATGCTCATTGCAGGCTACCCGCCAGCTCAAAAATAGGCATGTACAGCATGAGTACCACAATGCCTATCACAAGTCCGATAAAAATCATCAGCAGCGGCTCGAACAGGCGTGTAAACCATTCCAGCCAGCGCGCGATTTCTTCATCATGCAGCGTGGCGATATGTTCCAGCATGGGGCCCATTTCACCGCTTTTTTCTCCAACCCGGAGCATGCGCAACGATACGGGGGTGACCAGTCCGGCCGCTTCCATTGCCTCAGAAATGGCACGGCCTTCACGGATCAGCGCGCTGGCGCGGGTTAGGCTGACGTGAAAGGAAACGGCCAGCAGTCCACGCGCCATTTCCAGTGCCTGCGATACCGTGATGCCGCTCACCAGCAGCATGCTCAAGGTGCGGTAGAAACGTGCCAGCTGAAAAATTCGCATCTGCTCACCAATCATGGGGAGGCGCCATAGCAGTCCCACGAGATAGCCGCGCACTTCCCGTACCGACAGTGCGTAGCCCATGGCGATAATAAAAACAAGCGCGGATATGAGGAGGGTGTTTCCATGCTGATCGATCAATCCCGCCCAGGCCAGCACCATGCGCAACATCCAGGATTGTGAGGCTCCGGCATCCGCGTAGATCTGGGAGAATCGCGGCACCACGTAGCCAAGCAGAAACAGGATGACGAGGCCGCCGACCGTTATCAGGAGAAATGGGTAGATCGATGCGGCAACCAGTTTCTTTTTGAGCATTTCCACCTGTTGCTCATAGCCGATATAGCGCATGAGCGCCTCCGGCAAATCACCGGTTCTTTCGCTGGCACGTATCATGGCCGAATAAAGGAGCGGGAACTGCTTGGGATGGCTCGCCAGCGCGGCGGAGAATGTCTGGCCTGCGTACAGGGCATCGAGTATGCCTTGCAACGTGGCGCGTACTTCAGGACGATGCTCCTTTTCGGCAATGCCTTCCAGTGATTCGATCAGGCCGAGCCCGGCTTTCATCAACGCATACAGTTCCCTGCTGAACAGCAGCAATGGAAATCGCCCGGCTCTTCCCATGCGCAGCTTATCGGGCCGTGCTTCCGTCGAGATGACTTCGTATCCCTGGCTCTGCGCTTGCCGGGTGGCATCCTCTTCGTGCGGAGCATCAAGGTCCAGCGATATCAACTGACCGGCAGAGAGGGCGCGAACGGTATATCGCATCTTACCAATTGACGATATCCAGACTTTCTTCATCGCCCTCGGGCTGGCCGTCCTTGCCCAAGGAAGACAAGTCGTACTCGCCGTGCTCGCCCGGCGCCTTATAGAGATAAGGCCGCCCCCATGGATCATTGGGAACGGCCTTCTGGAGGTAAGGCCCAGCCCATTTCGGCTCGGCTGCCGGCCGAACATTCAGTGCCGCCAACCCCTGCTCGCCAGTGGGGTAACGGCCTACATCGAGGCGATATTGATCCAGCGCCTTCTCCAGGGAATTGATCTGGGCACGGGCGGTCTTTACTTCCGATTTGCCAAGCTGGGCGAAATACTTGGGTGCGACATACCCGACGAGCATGCCCAGAATGACGAGCACGACCAACAGTTCCAGCAGGGTAAATCCGGACTGTTCCTCGCATTCCGGAATATATCGGTGCTCAAGCATATATTTTTGACCTTAAGGCGGATTCGGTTAAATCCGGTGCCAGTCTCTCAATGAAATCGTAGGCAAACCCGCGCAGATAGTGTCCGCGCCGCACGGCAATGCGAGCAAAATTGGACCCAAACAAATGACCTGCGGGAATAAGGGCCAGCGACACGTCGCGCTCTGTGCTGAACGCAAGAGATGAGACAACGCCTATCCCCAGCCCAAGCCCTACATAGGTTTTAATAACATCGGCATCCATCGCCGTAATGACAATATCCGGTTCAAGATTCGCTTTACGGAATGCGTGATCCACATGAGATCGGCCGGTGAATGAAGGATGATAGGTAATCACGGGGAATTTGCTTAAATCTTCCAGCGTCACGTTGTCCAGCGCCAGAAGAGGGTGATCGTTCGGAACGATCACCCCATGTTCCCATTCGTAGCAGGGGAAGCTGATCAAATCCGGGATCTGGGCGAGCGTTTCTGTGGCAATGCCAATGTCCGCATCGCCGCTAAGGAGCAGCTCCGCGATTTCCTTGGGACTTCCCTGGTGCAAGAAGAGATGAACCTCGGGCACGTCCAGCATGAAGCATTTAATGACATCCGGGAGGACATAGCGGGCTTGCGTGTGGGTGGTTGCAACCGTCAGGTTTCCCCTCTTGTGTCCTGAAAACTGCAAAGCCACACGCTTGATATTTTCGGCGTCGAGCAGTATGCGATCCACCACTTTCAGAAGATCACTCCCTGCCTCGGTTAACCCGACCAGCCGCTTGCCGAAACGAGAGAAAATCTCGACGCCAAGCTCATCCTCCAGTTCTTTCAACCCCTTGGAAATGCCCGATTGAGAGGTAAACAGCACCTTTCCCGTCTCGGTCAGATTGAAGTTTTGCCGAACCGTTTCGCGTACAATTCTTAATTGCTGAAAATTCATAAGCGAGAATTTACGCTGTTATCGAGCGTATATGAAGTTATAAAAAATGGTTTTTATATGACTATTTGTGATTAAGCATTCGCTGCGGGGCAGGAATCTCGCAGCGGCCTTCGCCGTTGACGCTGTAAAAATAAACAGGGCCATGGATGAAGATTTCGACATCATCACCTGGGGTTCGCAGAGCGCACACCGACGGGTTTAATACGGCTCTGATCGAGGTTGTCGCGGTAATCCTGAAAAATGTTTTCGAGTTCAACACGTTTAATCTGGGTGAAGGGCTCTGCGCGCAGAATACTGGTAAAGTCTTCCGGTCTTTCGACATGGTCGATCAACTCACGCCCGAACTCATATAGCTGTTCATTTTTACCGGAACAAATTGCCAGGGTATCGTCCACCGCCGTTTTCTCCGAAGTCATCGTCTGCAGGCGGCGCTGGGTTTCCAGTTGCGATGCGGTGATCTCGGCCAGTTCTGTTTGCGTCTGCCGCAAATTGCTTTCAGTTTCTTTCAACCTGGCTTCAAGATCGATGGCTTTAGCCTGTTCTTTTGCGTAATTTTCTGCCAGTCGCTTGTTCCTTCGTGAAAATCCCTCCAGATTCTGCTGAACTTCATTCAAACGCTGCTCCTGTTCCTTCAGCTTGTTGCCTAGATCGGTATTGGCCTGTTCCAGTTCCACGGTTCTCGCTTGAGCCTGCTTGATGGCTTGTTGCGTACGGCGCTGGGCTTCCCGTTGCCACGTTTCTTTTTTATCGGCGGACCATGCCGGCATTGCCAAGCTCATCAGCAGTATAAATAAAGCCATTATCCATATGATATTCGGGAGAAAAGTCGATCGCATCAGGATGGAAAACACCTTAGAACCTCGCGGTAAGATCAATCTGAAGAATATCGATACCCAGTTTTGGCCCGATGATCTGATTGGCGCTGAGCCAGCGGCCCGTGAACCAGACGTTATCGGCAACCGCATAGGCAGCGCCTCCGATCCAGCCTTGGGCATTCGTGCCGCCCATATAAAACTCGGAATCGGTAAAACCATCGAGCAGCGAATCGGATTCCATGCGTTTGAATGCGCCAAACAGGAGCCAGTCATGGCGTTTCGCCGCGAGCAACTGACCCATGTCCTGAAGCATGGTCGTGCCGATATCGAGACGCACCTGGTAGGCTGTGTTGCCTTCCTTTCCGCTCAAGTTGGCACCGCGCTGCCTCATCTTGGCGGGGTCGAAAGCAAGATTCCGCGCGTAATCGCCCATGAGGCGGATGCGTACCGGGTTAAACGTGGCAAGGTCTATCCCGCCTGTCAGATTCAGCTCACGAAATTCGGATGCCAATCCATAGACGCCCCCATCATCCAATCCGGCAACGGGTGGATTATTCAGTTGTATCAAGGAATTACCTTT
This window encodes:
- a CDS encoding PilN domain-containing protein, which encodes MKIHLDHAKAQHASPSWVWGLLLSALLLFSATGWEYLRLESERTNLQSRVQNDPHAGRTSNAPPSPEIQKAMQEQVRQANTVLSELGRPWPALFSILEETARPEIALLAIRPDAAKGRLRIAGEARRLADALDYTRKLAATGQMSDVVLEEHEVVASDQQRPVRFALSARWAG
- a CDS encoding GspE/PulE family protein, producing the protein MSIPSAVVTLFSPQGIAEARLLAQRSGRSVVDVLETNSELDTAHFVAELARAARLQAMDMAALYALSPAFDIMNFTLATRHECLPLRAPGKRLRLVVADPFHIEFFDWAMECVHEPFDLYLAHRADILAYLARHEESLHAMDGALLTAAETGKAHAGDIEHLSLKSINADASPIIRLVNSTLYDALKSGASDIHMESVASGLVIKYRIDGVLAQVGAMQGAEMAEQAVSRVKVLSELDIAERRVPQDGRFKVMMQGRDVDFRVSIMPSIYGEDAVLRVLDRKSLSDQATGLSLVQLGFDDYIIEGFRQLVSEPYGMVLVTGPTGSGKTTSLYAAISEVNHGHDKIITIEDPVEYQLPGVLQIPVNEKKGLTFARGLRSILRHDPDKIMVGEIRDAETAQIAVQSALTGHLVFTTLHANNVFDVISRFLHMNVEPYSLVAALNGVMAQRLVRLVCPHCVEDYEPSAQLLAASRLQPETTKSFRFRRGRGCGHCRGSGYRGRKAVAELLALDDELREMIIAREPLRKLKDAGRARGMKNLREAALATVAHGKTTLEEINRVTFVA
- a CDS encoding type II secretion system F family protein, yielding MRYTVRALSAGQLISLDLDAPHEEDATRQAQSQGYEVISTEARPDKLRMGRAGRFPLLLFSRELYALMKAGLGLIESLEGIAEKEHRPEVRATLQGILDALYAGQTFSAALASHPKQFPLLYSAMIRASERTGDLPEALMRYIGYEQQVEMLKKKLVAASIYPFLLITVGGLVILFLLGYVVPRFSQIYADAGASQSWMLRMVLAWAGLIDQHGNTLLISALVFIIAMGYALSVREVRGYLVGLLWRLPMIGEQMRIFQLARFYRTLSMLLVSGITVSQALEMARGLLAVSFHVSLTRASALIREGRAISEAMEAAGLVTPVSLRMLRVGEKSGEMGPMLEHIATLHDEEIARWLEWFTRLFEPLLMIFIGLVIGIVVLMLYMPIFELAGSLQ
- the gspG gene encoding type II secretion system major pseudopilin GspG, which produces MLEHRYIPECEEQSGFTLLELLVVLVILGMLVGYVAPKYFAQLGKSEVKTARAQINSLEKALDQYRLDVGRYPTGEQGLAALNVRPAAEPKWAGPYLQKAVPNDPWGRPYLYKAPGEHGEYDLSSLGKDGQPEGDEESLDIVNW
- a CDS encoding type II secretion system protein, which produces MVTGRYDARHQRGFTYLGLLMFVIISGIALASTGQVWHAEARREKERELLFIGEQFRKAIGSYYENTPGGVKHYPLTLHELLDDKRFVKTRHHLRRIYRDPIAGTTQWGLVREQGRITGVYSLSTTKPFKQDGFSREFVEFTNAEKYADWRFIYTQNAAALSAVAATQPPGNAGTTPPDTGRPKPGGPSGPVAPTKPGNRFALCGSQLAIENTQCRESCGDLTGPACHACFAAASGAHRTCLRN
- a CDS encoding secretin N-terminal domain-containing protein; translation: MNFTFGTPSLAACLACVPVLMISACAFAPWQKDGVPGDTPEERMANAQVAREAKPEDMPTRRDFHVTHERAIYELLQEADRALREGRTADAEAFFARVLLAEPANARALAGQLAIASERRYAGQVEEARRLFNADNLDAAQALVRAVLLEMPSHAGALELQGEIRRKQEFVRNEPPRLKSPFDQPVSLELRDANIKMVFEALSRTTGINFILDKDIKQDAKATVFVSHARIEDAIEMVLATNGLQKKALSETTALVFPNTLQKLKDYQDLMIRSFFLTNASAKQIAALLKTMLKSKDVHIDERLNMLVIRDTPEVIRIAEKLVAANDMADPEVMLEMDVLEISRSRLQELGIKYPTTLTSSAGLTLSTLTANLGSVPLDFLNIDSNPVANFKKTVGNINLLSNPRVRVRNNEKARVQVGNKVPLITTNVAGTTGTSSESVQYIDVGLKLEVEPRIALDNHVHIKVALEVSSLGIATTLRNGSQVFQIGTRNATTLLRLKDGETQVLAGLISDDERMNASRIPGLGDLPMLGRLFANQEDKKDKTEIVLAITPRILNNIRRPESELSEYWSGTELSINDRPQIVVPGAGGSGTGRNPPQRQFSPPIEQSVSPDGSPDQTQTPPPPANPPTDNSNPPGGGQSQPFTDPFNSPVNIR
- a CDS encoding type II secretion system protein; the protein is MKGFTLIELVVTVTIVGILAMALLPLGQLSVKRMKEAELRAALRDIRTALDAYKKAADEGRVEKAAESSGYPASLDALAQGIPDARDPKKRLIRFLRRVPRDPMNPDTQASPQETWGKRSYESAQDSPQAGDNVFDVHSLSRKTGLNGIAYNEW
- a CDS encoding CysB family HTH-type transcriptional regulator, with the protein product MNFQQLRIVRETVRQNFNLTETGKVLFTSQSGISKGLKELEDELGVEIFSRFGKRLVGLTEAGSDLLKVVDRILLDAENIKRVALQFSGHKRGNLTVATTHTQARYVLPDVIKCFMLDVPEVHLFLHQGSPKEIAELLLSGDADIGIATETLAQIPDLISFPCYEWEHGVIVPNDHPLLALDNVTLEDLSKFPVITYHPSFTGRSHVDHAFRKANLEPDIVITAMDADVIKTYVGLGLGIGVVSSLAFSTERDVSLALIPAGHLFGSNFARIAVRRGHYLRGFAYDFIERLAPDLTESALRSKIYA
- a CDS encoding type II secretion system protein, with the protein product MVMNRRTFSGFTLIELLVVLAILMLLLTVAVPRYFSGVDRAKEAALKQNLSVMREAVDKFYGDQARYPYTLEELAERKYIRSIPVDPVTESAKTWIIVPPSDDTPGSVYDLHSGATTLAMDGSSYGDW